A genomic region of Serratia fonticola contains the following coding sequences:
- a CDS encoding gluconate 2-dehydrogenase subunit 3 family protein — protein sequence MSDDKTNNSRRDFLLKSMTLIPAAVIGGGGVTALTAPASVQAATSDNPPQADYQPTFFTPEEWGFIKAAVSRLIPADDRGPGALEAGVPEFIDRQMNTPYATGSIWYMQGPFNPDAAPEMGYQLPLVPKQIYNLGIAEADAYSKKTTGKVFADLDGAQQDAILQKFEAGEAEFQQLPSKLFFSYLLQNTREGFFSDPIHGGNKDMVGWKLINFPGARADFMDWVERGERYPFPPVSIRGERG from the coding sequence ATGTCGGACGATAAAACAAACAATTCTCGCCGCGATTTCCTGCTGAAATCGATGACGCTGATCCCCGCGGCCGTTATTGGCGGCGGGGGTGTCACCGCCCTGACTGCGCCAGCATCGGTGCAGGCTGCTACCAGTGATAATCCACCACAGGCGGATTATCAACCTACTTTCTTTACGCCGGAAGAATGGGGGTTCATCAAGGCTGCAGTGTCACGCCTGATCCCGGCAGACGATCGTGGCCCGGGTGCCTTGGAAGCGGGTGTGCCAGAGTTTATCGATCGCCAGATGAATACGCCTTATGCCACGGGCTCGATCTGGTATATGCAAGGGCCTTTCAATCCCGATGCGGCACCCGAGATGGGTTACCAATTACCGCTAGTGCCAAAGCAGATTTATAACCTGGGCATTGCCGAGGCAGATGCCTACAGTAAGAAAACCACCGGTAAGGTGTTCGCTGACCTGGACGGGGCACAGCAGGATGCCATATTGCAGAAATTTGAGGCTGGTGAAGCTGAATTTCAGCAATTGCCCTCCAAGTTATTCTTTTCCTATCTGTTGCAAAATACTCGCGAAGGCTTTTTCAGTGACCCCATCCATGGCGGCAACAAAGACATGGTGGGTTGGAAACTGATTAATTTCCCAGGCGCGCGCGCCGATTTTATGGACTGGGTTGAGCGAGGGGAACGTTATCCCTTCCCACCGGTATCGATTCGTGGGGAGAGGGGATAA
- the ghoS gene encoding type V toxin-antitoxin system endoribonuclease antitoxin GhoS — MSQSAPTCFVVIFSYQEDGLTDLAKLTGQLTLEGFATSVTDKNGVSHALGINSFALTTPLNQQDVQQLAQALGEVALGKKPEVTVTPYTDYMKLLHADT, encoded by the coding sequence ATGAGTCAATCTGCACCCACATGTTTTGTCGTGATTTTCAGCTATCAGGAAGACGGATTGACCGATTTAGCCAAGCTGACCGGACAGTTGACGCTCGAGGGTTTTGCCACCTCAGTCACCGACAAAAATGGCGTTTCTCATGCGCTGGGCATCAACAGTTTTGCGCTGACTACGCCATTAAATCAACAGGATGTACAACAGCTAGCACAGGCGCTGGGCGAGGTGGCCCTGGGGAAAAAACCGGAGGTAACGGTTACCCCTTACACTGACTACATGAAGCTGTTACATGCTGATACATAA
- a CDS encoding transglycosylase SLT domain-containing protein: MKTKIGCLTAIILLAGCAKEPQTTGNQAGSGNSGGWLKPPPQTSSNRTGTPVAYNDYIRQAASNYGVDETLIKAIIQVESGFNPNVVSTSNAVGLMQLKASTAGRDAYRMKGKNGQPSSRELKDPAVNIDLGTAYINILQSQQLAGITNPQTLRYATIVSYVNGAGAMLRTFSSDKRVAVNRINQMSPDEFYQHIQKKHPAPQAPRYLWKVTTAYQAMAE; the protein is encoded by the coding sequence GTGAAAACAAAAATAGGTTGCCTTACGGCGATCATACTCTTAGCCGGTTGCGCGAAAGAACCGCAGACAACGGGCAACCAGGCAGGCAGTGGCAATTCGGGCGGTTGGTTAAAACCCCCTCCGCAAACGTCCAGTAACCGAACCGGGACACCGGTCGCCTATAACGACTATATCCGTCAGGCTGCCAGCAACTATGGCGTCGACGAAACGCTGATTAAAGCGATAATTCAGGTGGAGTCCGGGTTTAACCCGAACGTTGTCAGCACCTCGAATGCAGTGGGATTAATGCAGCTGAAGGCCTCAACCGCCGGGCGCGATGCCTACCGTATGAAGGGAAAGAACGGGCAGCCAAGCTCGCGTGAATTGAAGGATCCGGCGGTCAATATTGATCTGGGAACAGCCTATATCAATATTCTTCAAAGCCAGCAGCTAGCCGGGATCACCAATCCGCAGACGTTACGTTACGCCACTATCGTCTCTTATGTGAACGGTGCTGGTGCCATGCTGCGAACGTTCTCCTCGGATAAGCGTGTGGCGGTAAACCGCATCAATCAGATGAGCCCGGACGAGTTTTACCAGCATATCCAGAAGAAACATCCGGCACCGCAAGCGCCGCGTTACTTATGGAAGGTGACAACCGCGTATCAGGCGATGGCTGAATAA